The window TTGCCCTCCCGCACGGCATCGCGCATGACTTGCAGACTGCGCGCCATGCGCGCATATAACTCCTCGGCCGGTGTTTCCATCTGCTCGGCCTGATCGGCCAGCACGATTTCGGAAACCGGTTTTCCGGCCTCTTCTGCCGCCTGACACAAAGCGGCGATCGAAACATAATCGAGCATACGGTCCTCCCCCTTAAATTGCCCGGATGAGCACAACATTGAGAATGTTGGGCAAGAGCCGCAGGCTTTGGATGAGATTTTCGGGCACATCGCCGTCAACTTCAATGGTCATGACCGCTTCGCCGCCCTTCTTGGGACGAGACAGACGGAAATTACCGATATTCGTGCCCGAGTAGGCCATGAAATTGGTGACCGCGGCAATGGTGCCCGGCTTGTCGTAATGCAGCACCAGCAGGGTGTTGAACTGGCCGGTGAACGATACCTGCATGCCGTTGAGTTCGGTCACCAGAATGTTGCCCCCGCCGATGGACGCACCTTGCAGCGTGCACTGGGCGCCGTTTTCCCCGGTCAGGTGGATGCGCGCCGTGTTGGGATGCGCGCCCGGAATGTCGGTGGTTTCAAAGGAAAAGGCCAGTCCGGTTTCCTGCGCGATCTCAAGCGAGCGGCGGATGCGTTCATCGTCCGAGTGCATCCCCTGGATGCCGGCGATGATAGCACGGTCGGTACCGTGGCCGCGGTAGGTCTGGGCAAACGAGCCGCTTAAAGTAATGTCGGCGCGGACGGCGCGCTCGCCAAGGATTTTCCAGGCCACACGGCCCAGGCGCACCGCGCCTGCCGTGTGCGAACTGGACGGCCCGATCATCACCGGGCCGATAATATCAAATACGTGCATGTGTGTTTCACTCCAAAGGGATGGTTTTATTCGGCTTTCATCCATTTTCGGTAGATCTGGTCCACGACCACGCCAATGGCGTTATCGCCCGAAATGTTGCAGGCCGTGCCGAACGAGTCCTGGGTGATATACAGCGCGACCATGATCGCGCAGATCGGACCGTCCGGATCGCCAGCCTCGGCGCCGAAAATCATATACAAAAACGGCAGCGCGGTCATGATCGAGCCGCCCGGCGCGCCAGGGGATGCCACCATGGCCACGCCGAGCGTCATGATAAACGGCACAACGGTCATCAGGCTGATGGGGAGCTGATTCATCAGACAGACCGCTGTTGCACACGCGGTGATGGTGATCATGGAACCTGCCATATGGATATTCGCGCACAGCGGTACCACAAAATTGCGGATTTGCTCGCACACGCCGTCTTTTTCGGCGCATTCCAGATTGACCGGAATGGTCGCCGCCGACGATTGGGTGCCCAGCGCGGTGGCATAGCCGGGGATCTGATTGCGGATGAGCGTCAGCGGATTTTTGTGGCTGACCAGTCCGGCAATGGTAAACTGAATGGTGATGCACAGCAGGTGCATCAGGATGACCACCAGGAACACCTTCCACAGAATGCTCAAAATGGCGAAGGTCTTGCCCGATTTGGT of the Intestinibacillus sp. Marseille-P6563 genome contains:
- the sdaAB gene encoding L-serine ammonia-lyase, iron-sulfur-dependent subunit beta; translation: MHVFDIIGPVMIGPSSSHTAGAVRLGRVAWKILGERAVRADITLSGSFAQTYRGHGTDRAIIAGIQGMHSDDERIRRSLEIAQETGLAFSFETTDIPGAHPNTARIHLTGENGAQCTLQGASIGGGNILVTELNGMQVSFTGQFNTLLVLHYDKPGTIAAVTNFMAYSGTNIGNFRLSRPKKGGEAVMTIEVDGDVPENLIQSLRLLPNILNVVLIRAI
- a CDS encoding dicarboxylate/amino acid:cation symporter; its protein translation is MKKRKIGLVPKLILAILLGILIGQFLPESICRVVVTASGIFSTFLKFVIPLMIVAYVTMGIADLSRGAGRLLLITVALAYGSTLVAGSCSYLVASKLFPHFMSAEAMEQIAATAGNSLETYFSLSIAPLLDTLSAVTLAFVLGLCLSTMRGKEIGHTLYDGMKDFAGIIDKVLHTVIIPLLPLYICGTFTDMTKSGKTFAILSILWKVFLVVILMHLLCITIQFTIAGLVSHKNPLTLIRNQIPGYATALGTQSSAATIPVNLECAEKDGVCEQIRNFVVPLCANIHMAGSMITITACATAVCLMNQLPISLMTVVPFIMTLGVAMVASPGAPGGSIMTALPFLYMIFGAEAGDPDGPICAIMVALYITQDSFGTACNISGDNAIGVVVDQIYRKWMKAE